The Coffea arabica cultivar ET-39 chromosome 3c, Coffea Arabica ET-39 HiFi, whole genome shotgun sequence genome contains a region encoding:
- the LOC113738045 gene encoding dirigent protein 1-like, with amino-acid sequence MVLNPNANYTHRPLTQKLFSVMVIAMPSLLSSASTPFLPLLALPILYWATTLRKRKPKETNLVFYVHDNFAGDDTSAMTVAGKDGPTTSILEFGTLAAVDDPVTEGPDPKSKKIGRAQGLYINSQLDGKGLYLVFSVIFTDGEYKGSTLEIQGADPFSVKEREFSIVSGTGFFRFVKGYGIMTTEFIDIPNLRAILKLDVTVRHY; translated from the exons ATGGTGCTAAATCCCAACGCCAATTATACCCACAGACCACTGACGCAGAAGCTCTTCTCCGTCATG GTCATAGCCATGCCCAGTCTTCTCAGCTCTGCTTCTACCCCTTTCCTACCTCTTCTGGCTCTGCCCATTCTTTACTGGGCCACAACCCTCAGGAAGCGCAAACCCAAGGAAACAAACCTTGTTTTCTATGTCCACGACAACTTTGCCGGAGATGACACCTCTGCTATGACCGTGGCCGGGAAGGATGGCCCAACGACGAGTATCTTAGAATTTGGAACTCTGGCTGCAGTGGATGATCCAGTAACTGAAGGTCCAgatccaaaatccaaaaaaattggAAGGGCCCAAGGTTTGTACATCAATTCTCAGCTGGATGGCAAAGGATTGTACTTGGTATTTTCTGTGATATTCACTGATGGAGAATACAAGGGGAGCACTTTGGAAATTCAAGGAGCTGATCCCTTCTCCGTCAAGGaaagagagttttcaattgtATCAGGGACTGGTTTTTTTCGGTTTGTTAAAGGGTATGGAATTATGACGACTGAATTCATTGACATACCAAACTTGAGGGCTATTCTTAAACTCGATGTCACCGTCAGGCATTATTGA